GCCGACGAGAAGACAAAAAGAGCCACCAAATCATAAAATGACATAGAAAGTAATCTCAAAGACCGTCATTTTTGGCGTTTTTGATACTGACCAGATAGCATCTTCATGTACAGCTCATCGGTAGGTACTTTGACTTCCTGGCCACCCTGGAGCCAACGCTTGGGTGGAGAGGTCCACTACCTAAGCTCAGATCCTCCAAACTCATGAGCTAAGGCCGACAACCTTGATATTGTTCTCTGCCTTACAATCCAAGACTGCAGACGCCATTTGGGGACGAGGGCCAACACGCCTTCTGATTAATAACTTttcatttcttcattccaGTGCCAAAGACCGCCTTTcaagtccttctcttctcttcacgaCTCTTCTCAGAATTTGTACGTTCATCTGATCGCCTAATCtttcatcaagcttctcatcaacccctgAAGACCTCATGAGATCGTATAGACTATTTTCTGACTTTTCATCAAAGAAAACCATGTCTGAAACCACGCAAAACGCGGGTGCTAGACCCGTCAACTTCAGCCCTTCAGCTGCTCATCATCGAGCATCGCCTactcatcatgactcctTCTCCGGCAACTCTCGCTCTCTGGACGAACTCATGATCCTGAAGCCCTACTTCGCCGGCCAGCCCAAGTCACTCTCCGGTATCGCTCTTCGAGCTTTCTGCCTCGGAATTACCTTGACTTGTAGTGCTATCTCTATGGGGGCTATTCTGTTCTTGACTTCTAGCCCTGCTTGGCGTGTTCCGTTCTTCCTGTTTGCACTCTCGGCTTTTCACTTTCTCGAGTTTTGGACTACGGCTGAGAAGAATACACTTGTGGCTAGCATTGGAAGTTTTCTTCTGACCGCAAACTGGCCAGGATACGCCATCGCCCATTCAGCTGCGTTCACCGAATGTGCCATTGTtaacctcttcttccctaATCGACACTGGGCACCCTATGGTACCGGTCCtatccttctgctcctcggccttgtcaTGGTCACCGCTGGACAGTACGTCCGCTCAGTGGCCATGTTGCAAGCTGGAGCCAGTTTCAACCATCATGTCCAGACCAGGAAGAAGGATTCCCACGAGCTGGTGACTTCAGGCATTTACTCAATCTTCCGCCACCCAAGCTACTTTGGATTCTTTTACTGGGGACTGGGAACACAGCTAGTAATGGGCAACATTCTGTGCTTTTTTGCCTATGCGGCTGTTCTCTGGATGTTCTTCAGCAAGCGAATTAAACACGAGGAGGCCAAATTGATCGAGTTCTTCCAAGATGACTATGTACAATATCGGAAGAGAGTGGGAACAAAGATTCCTTTCATTGCTTAGAAGATGTAAGAGAAGAGGGGGACGATCTAGCCATAGGCGCATGTAAATACAGTAATACTAGAAATGTACGAAGATAGGCAATCGAGTTCTTAATAGTAGTTTATCAAATATGTATCGTACCAATACGGTAGATATGCTAGCTGAGCAATACCAAACAGTATCCAGAAACTTTGTCCATAGCCAAGGCACTCTAATTC
This region of Fusarium verticillioides 7600 chromosome 3, whole genome shotgun sequence genomic DNA includes:
- a CDS encoding protein-S-isoprenylcysteine O-methyltransferase, translating into MSETTQNAGARPVNFSPSAAHHRASPTHHDSFSGNSRSLDELMILKPYFAGQPKSLSGIALRAFCLGITLTCSAISMGAILFLTSSPAWRVPFFLFALSAFHFLEFWTTAEKNTLVASIGSFLLTANWPGYAIAHSAAFTECAIVNLFFPNRHWAPYGTGPILLLLGLVMVTAGQYVRSVAMLQAGASFNHHVQTRKKDSHELVTSGIYSIFRHPSYFGFFYWGLGTQLVMGNILCFFAYAAVLWMFFSKRIKHEEAKLIEFFQDDYVQYRKRVGTKIPFIA